The following DNA comes from Acidicapsa ligni.
TGGTTATGCCAGGCGACAACATCCAGTTGGAGATTGAGCTGCACACTCCAGTTGCGATGGAAAAGGGACTGCGCTTCGCGATTCGCGAAGGCGGCAGGACAGTCGGCGCGGGCGCCATCAGCGAGATTATCGCTTAAGAACAGGGAACAAAGATTGGGAAACGGGGTTAGGGCACTAACCCTTGTTTCCTGATTAGTCGGTCAAGTTTGGTTAGTCGCGACGGTGCAGAGGTTCACACTGTACGCGGGAAAGATTGAAGCACATGGTAGGACAGAGAATTCGAATTCGGCTGAAGGCATACGACTACCGGGTACTGGATACCTCGACAGGCGAAATCGTCGAGACTGCCAAGCGCACCGGAGCACAGGTCGCGGGCCCGATTCCGCTCCCGACGGTCAAGAACAAGTATTGCGTGCTGCGTTCGCCGCACGTCGACAAGAAGTCTCGCGAAGCTTTTGAGATCCGGACGCACAAGCGCCTGATCGATATTCTCGAACCCACCCAGCAGACCGTGGACGCGCTGATGAAGCTCGATCTGCCAGCCGGTGTGGATGTTGAGATCAAGGCCTTCGAGAAGTAAGAATTGCCATCCAGGCACATCCGCTTTGCGGGTAGGCCGAGGATGAAAGATGAATCCGGCGCTTAATAGGCGCTACTCACTCCGGCAGTGCCGGGTCTGGGCCATCATAGGTAAGGCCAGCCTCGCATGATGAGGAAAGGAAAATATGTCAGTCACTGGAATTTTAGGTAAAAAAATCGGCATGACACAGGTCTTCGATGAGAAGGGCGATGTGCACCCGATTACCGTTCTGCAGGCTGGTCCCTGCGTGATTACGCAGCTCAAGACCGCCGCACGCGATGGCTATGAGGCCGCGCAGATTGGCTTTGTTGAGTTCGTCAAGGCAAACCGCGTCACCAAGCCGTTGGCTGGTCACTTCGCCAAGGCAGATGCGCCACCGGTTCGCGAGATTCGCGAAGTTGGTTTGCTGGCTGTGGGCGAGGGTGAGGAAGTTGCCAAGGCGGGAGACCGCGTGTTGGTTGATATTTTCTCGGACGACAAGTTTGTGGATGTGATTGGTACTTCCAAGGGCCGTGGTTTTGCGGGCGTTGTTCGCCGTCACGGTTTCGGCGGCGGTCCCAAGTCGCACGGGCACATGTTCCAGGTGCAGGGCTCCATCGGTGCATCGAGCTTCCCGTCGCGTGTGTTTCCTGGGCAGCGTATGCCGGGTCACTTCGGCGTGGATCAGGTCACGGTGCGCAACCTGCGCATTCGCGGCATCGATGTCGAAGAGAACCTGATCATGGTTGAGGGTGCTGTACCGGGTCCTCGTGATGGATATGTGTTGATTTCGAAGGCCAAGGCTCCGCCGCGCGAGCGTCGTGGTTTCGCTGGAGCCGGCACTGTCGATCCGTTGAAGGCTTCCAAGAAGGCAATGGGAAGCAAGAAGAAGTAAGACTAGCCGTCCAGGCAAGTCGAGAAGTTTGAAACGAGATTTGACCCGGCAGCCAAAGTATTGCTGGGGAAAGAAGAAGACGATGGCAAACGTGGATGTAGTCAATCTGAACGGGGACAAAGTGGGCACCGTGGAGCTGGCCGACGAGGTATTCGCGGCCGACCAGGTGAACGAAGCTCTCCTGTGGGAAGCGGTCAAGCACTATCGCGCAGCGATACGTCAGGGCACCGCGGCCACCAAGAATCGCAAGCTGGTTGCAGGTTCGGGCAAGAAGCTTTGGAAGCAGAAGGGAACTGGCCGTGCACGTGTCGGTTCTGTGCGTTCACCTCTCTGGCGCCATGGCGGTACGGTTCACGGACCTCAGCCAC
Coding sequences within:
- the rplC gene encoding 50S ribosomal protein L3 → MSVTGILGKKIGMTQVFDEKGDVHPITVLQAGPCVITQLKTAARDGYEAAQIGFVEFVKANRVTKPLAGHFAKADAPPVREIREVGLLAVGEGEEVAKAGDRVLVDIFSDDKFVDVIGTSKGRGFAGVVRRHGFGGGPKSHGHMFQVQGSIGASSFPSRVFPGQRMPGHFGVDQVTVRNLRIRGIDVEENLIMVEGAVPGPRDGYVLISKAKAPPRERRGFAGAGTVDPLKASKKAMGSKKK
- the rpsJ gene encoding 30S ribosomal protein S10; its protein translation is MVGQRIRIRLKAYDYRVLDTSTGEIVETAKRTGAQVAGPIPLPTVKNKYCVLRSPHVDKKSREAFEIRTHKRLIDILEPTQQTVDALMKLDLPAGVDVEIKAFEK
- a CDS encoding EF-Tu C-terminal domain-related protein, which codes for VMPGDNIQLEIELHTPVAMEKGLRFAIREGGRTVGAGAISEIIA